The Arachis ipaensis cultivar K30076 chromosome B07, Araip1.1, whole genome shotgun sequence genomic interval CAAAATCAAGCGAAATACTATTTATATGTCAAAGTATAACCAAAATCAAGCGAAATACTATTTATATGTCAAAGTACTATTTAATAGAGTTTTTAACACAAGAATGATATTatcataaataattttattagggATCAAAATCGTTTTTTAGACAAAGATCGTTTTATCTTTAAAAGAACAGATAAGGACTGAATTACAAGTGTACTCaccgttctttctttctttctttttaaaaaataaaaaattgcatCCAAAAAAAATGTTTTCTATAATGATGTTATATTGTGATGGAGAATACATAGCTGTATGATGGCATGGCGCCGTATGTTTGTTTGAATCCTTTTCAAGTTTCTTCACTGTATACAAAAAGAAAATGATgtgtataatattattttttggaAAATTTTAGATGATCAATAAATCCGAGATATGACACTGAAGATTTGCTAGGATTTAATTTCTCAATATCTTATGTATCAAAGTTTAGCATTGATACATGCTTCTTTAAttcaagagagagagaaagaaagagagaaaactaCAGAAAAGATTCACTGCCAAAGTAACCTAGCTAACAACCTTGGGAATCTCTCCATCTGAGGTAAACTAAGCCATCAAGATAGTGTGTGTAAGCTCCTGCCACAACCAATACATGGAATATTTGGTGACTGTGGCCAGCAATGTCAAACTTCCCTGGCATCCACCTTTCTGGTATTCTTGTTGCGTATACTAGAGCTCCCAAACCATAAAGAACTCCCATTAATATCTCATAGCTTGTCGTTTGCAATGCCTCTGGTTGATGCTTGTGGATTATCACCTTGTGCATTATTGGTGCTATCCCTGAAAACCCCATCAAGAAGAAGAGGGTGGCACGGTACTTCCTGAACTCCGATTTCTGGAAGAATGGGAGAAGAGAGAAAATAATGGTGGCTATGCCCATTACTGTTATGAATCCCAAGTACAGGTAGCAGAAGAATGGGTTGCACATGAATGAGTAGTAGACTGTAGGGTAGAATGAGGTTGCAATAAGTGCTGCAATGCCGGCATAGTCGATCCTCAGCATGATGTAGGAAAGGCGCTGTGAGTGGCAAGAAAGAAGGTGGCATGTGCTGCTTGCTAGCAAGCAGAACATTGCCCCTCCTAAGAATGCATAGAATGGCCACCTTGTTATCGGTTCCATCGATACCATGTCGCCTTTCATTGCATTCTGCAACAATTTAACTAGTCGTCAAGATCGAGTACAAATAATTGAAAACTCACGTGCAGGTGTCTTTTAATAGTTGAAATTGTTAGATGAATCATTTGATAGTACTCATCTAACTATTCTCGACTATCAAATTATTAACATGAAAGCAGCTACATGCGAGTCTCTACCCTTGATAACTAACATCAATCATTGTTCATGATTGCTTAATAACTAACAAAGCCTTTTCCACTTAGTGTAGTTAATTACTTCATCCTCATAAGTTTGATCTTTTAAAACATTCTTGAACAAAAATGTTATAGGAATAGGAACTTACAAAGGAATACTGCTCAGGCAAACAATTGGAGAGAACTTGCATGGCATTCCAACCTGATCCTAAAAAGTCCAATGGATAGAGAGATGCACTCAATTCATGTTTGAGTTTAAGGAGATCAGGCATATTAGGCAATTTTGGCAAGCAATCCAAGAGCTCTAGACGAATCTTGTTCAAATCAGATTTTCCCATCATCTCATGCAAGTTTATGGAATTTAAATCAACCATTGGAGCTTTCATGGCAGTGTAAATGGTTAGAAACAGGAAAAGGAAGAATCCAATCAAATGCCTGGAATTAAGCAATGACATCATTAGTAATAAGTTAATAAGGCTAAGCAAAGAAATGCACAAAGATTAGACACTTACAGAACTAACATTCCTAAAGTTGGGATACCTCAAGTATAGTATAGTGACATTTTTATTATCAAAACATAATTTAACTTCTATGCACGACAATGTAAAAAAGTTTTACAATGTTACAACATcattaaaagtaattaatttcAGAACCATATAAAATTTTACACTCTGAATATATCAAAATTGACACGGAACCTTTCATGTTAATTGATAGCAAAATGAATTTGTACTTTGTAGTTAGAGGGAAAAAAGTACTTACGTCCAAACGTTAAGTGTCTCATTATGAATAGCGAAAATGCTAAGGAAAATCTGTTTCAATGGCCACTCTGATCTATAATAACCCAAGATGTATTCATTGTCCCTTAAGTAAGTTGGCAGTGAATTGTATTCTACAAGCTGATATTTTAATCTTCTCCATAGTGCCAACACTCCCTTCTTTTCCTTTGAAGGTTCAATTACTTCTCCATAAATCATTTTAGGGGAAGAAACCAACCCTTCATATGCACCACCTATCATCTCTGCAACAATGTACGAAACAAATGCAAAAACATATACATATTCAAAATGCCAATTTCATGAAACCAGATCAGAATAGGATTTGCAAAAGCAATATTATTAGCAAAGATAAATAAGGGCTTGCCCACTAATATCTCTTAACAAAAGGATGCACATTTATATCAGTTTGTGACGAAGATCCAAGAAATTATATTATTCAATTCAAATTAAAGTGTCAGGTCCTTTTTAAGCTTCATATATAACAATGATTAACTTTACTCCATCCTTTAACGTTGCGTCAATTACATTATTCTCTATGGAAAAgtttaggggccagcaactttgttaaattctgaccagcatataaccagcaaagaaaagtgaaccattagataaaatctcacgccattaaaaccatcattgactatttgatggctacaaatcacaaaaattactgtcCCTTAGCATTCCtcgttatttatatatatttcgAAAAATTAGAAAACAGGCCTTTGTTGCCCCAGATACAAATTGATCAAGGTTCTTGTAAAGAATTCATGATTCAGGTGTAATAATGTAAACAGAGTAGAATATCAAATCAAAGTTTATATAAATTAGAAGACACAGCAAGCTTAAGACAATGCATTGGTACCTGAGATAGATCTGAATTCTGAAACGTGGGGAATTTGTCTATTGGAGATGATAAGGTGGTGGCACCAGAGGATGGTGCCTGGGCATGAGTAAGCATACACCAGAAGAAGATCAGCGTTAGCAATTTAAAATAATGGCATTGCAGAACGATTATTGTGACACCTATTACCTATTCCTTAGGTTTCCTTGGATGCATTAAAACTGAATAGGATCTGTTATTTTCTatataatgaaaaaataaatgaatgGTATTAGCATGTGTAAGCATGCATGGACCCACTGTTTCCACGTGTCATGGTTGTTGAGCCTCGCCAACACGTACACATCGTACGGTTACAACTGTCACTTTCTCATCTCTCATATGTCACATTCCACACTCCTTTATAGTCCTCTCCCTGCAttcacaccaccaccaccaccaccatgatTAAGACCTTGAATCCTCGCCAAAATCCGGCGAAAACAATTGAGATCTTGTCAAGGTACAGGCCCATAGCACCAAAGCCCGAAACCGATCTTTCCCCAAAGATCAAGCAATCTTCTTACCTCAGAAGCCTCTGGGCTCAGCTCCAGGCCCGCCCCACCAGGACAAGAAAGAGAGGAAGACCACTCCCTTCTTTCAAGAGACAGAAAACTCACATCTTAGGATTTTGTCCCGCCACATGCCACCtc includes:
- the LOC107606355 gene encoding heptahelical transmembrane protein 4-like; amino-acid sequence: MIGGAYEGLVSSPKMIYGEVIEPSKEKKGVLALWRRLKYQLVEYNSLPTYLRDNEYILGYYRSEWPLKQIFLSIFAIHNETLNVWTHLIGFFLFLFLTIYTAMKAPMVDLNSINLHEMMGKSDLNKIRLELLDCLPKLPNMPDLLKLKHELSASLYPLDFLGSGWNAMQVLSNCLPEQYSFNAMKGDMVSMEPITRWPFYAFLGGAMFCLLASSTCHLLSCHSQRLSYIMLRIDYAGIAALIATSFYPTVYYSFMCNPFFCYLYLGFITVMGIATIIFSLLPFFQKSEFRKYRATLFFLMGFSGIAPIMHKVIIHKHQPEALQTTSYEILMGVLYGLGALVYATRIPERWMPGKFDIAGHSHQIFHVLVVAGAYTHYLDGLVYLRWRDSQGC